TTTGAAAAGGCAGATCATCTGGGCATCTCTAGGTCTCTTAGCTATGGTATTAACCATGAATGTCGACTATCATGTATGGCGAAAACTGGCGAAACCAGTTATGTTAGTTACATTAATATTGCTTGTACTAGTTTTAGTCCCAGGATTGGGGAAAGTGGTCAATGGTGCGAGGCGTTGGCTGGGATTTGGATCACTTTATTTACAGCCTTCGGAAATTGCCAAGCTTAGTATGGTACTATTTACCTCAACAAGTTTAGCCAAACATCAGGAAAGGATTTCTAGCTTTCTACGGGGTATCGTTCCACAACTCTTGATGTTATTAGTGGTATTTGCTTTGATCTTGAAGGAACCAGATCTAGGAACAGCATTATCGATTGCTGGAACTGTTTTTGTACTATTATTTGTTTCAGGGGCAAAAATGAAACATTTAGGCTCATTAGGTGCGCTTGGTGTTGTCGGCATTATTGCAGCCGTTCTTTATGAGCCATATCGAATGAAAAGACTGCTTGCATTTAGTGATCCTTGGGCTGATCCTCTTGATACCGGTTATCATATTATTCAGTCTCTATATGCAATTGGTTCAGGCGGCCTATTTGGGGTAGGCCTAGGAAGAAGTCGTGAGAAATTCTTATATTTACCAGAGCCTCATACTGATTTTATTTT
This sequence is a window from Sporomusaceae bacterium FL31. Protein-coding genes within it:
- the spoVE gene encoding stage V sporulation protein E, whose product is MATKPKSPDFIIFFAVIALLGIGVVMVYSSSAVSAYVNFDDSYYFLKRQIIWASLGLLAMVLTMNVDYHVWRKLAKPVMLVTLILLVLVLVPGLGKVVNGARRWLGFGSLYLQPSEIAKLSMVLFTSTSLAKHQERISSFLRGIVPQLLMLLVVFALILKEPDLGTALSIAGTVFVLLFVSGAKMKHLGSLGALGVVGIIAAVLYEPYRMKRLLAFSDPWADPLDTGYHIIQSLYAIGSGGLFGVGLGRSREKFLYLPEPHTDFIFAILGEELGLIGTLTVIVLFFLFAWRGLKVAISAPDIYGSSYYHWRHIT